The Verrucomicrobium spinosum DSM 4136 = JCM 18804 genome includes a region encoding these proteins:
- a CDS encoding DUF1501 domain-containing protein — translation MSSIITPSKLARCAGPLSWSRRSFMQVGLSGFASLTWPGLLKLRAENAVKPGHERKAIIMVWLPGGLSHLDSYDPKPEIGSEYRGPFKTISTKVPGTHFTELMPLQARIADKFTVLRSMNQKAGGHPAGSMQMLSGDADTRDKPKPRLPDWMSVAHYLRSKEGKRTNPLPNYIGVNPPLEYNGPAYLGDAYAPFSVMDDPNRPNFQVPNLGLSDEAETRRLSERVALRKSLDKMERAFDREGELGALDEFETQAMTLLTNPQTRDAFDLNKEDAATRDRYGRNRWGQQLLLARRLVESGVEMVTSSLSGPLCGRVGNWDDHAVNHHQFEALRFRMPNYDQAVAALIEDIYARGLDKRVLVVVTGEFGRTPKISFDRSTGAGDASAPAGTLQPGRDHWPRAFTNIWAGGGIQTGGIIGATDKRGEDVIERPCGPGDFLATIYHHLGIDSSKITINDLNGRPTPIVDHGRPIAELIA, via the coding sequence ATGTCCTCCATCATCACCCCTTCCAAACTGGCCCGATGTGCGGGCCCGCTGAGCTGGAGCCGACGCAGTTTCATGCAGGTGGGCTTGTCCGGTTTCGCCTCTCTCACCTGGCCGGGGCTGCTCAAGCTCCGCGCTGAGAACGCCGTGAAACCCGGGCACGAGCGGAAGGCCATCATCATGGTCTGGCTCCCCGGAGGACTCTCGCACCTGGACTCTTATGATCCCAAGCCGGAGATCGGCAGCGAGTACCGCGGCCCGTTCAAGACGATCAGCACGAAGGTCCCCGGCACCCATTTCACCGAGCTGATGCCCCTCCAGGCCCGCATCGCGGACAAGTTCACCGTGCTGCGCTCCATGAACCAGAAGGCGGGCGGACACCCGGCTGGCTCCATGCAGATGCTCTCAGGCGATGCCGATACGCGGGACAAGCCCAAGCCCCGGCTGCCCGACTGGATGTCCGTGGCCCACTACCTGCGGTCAAAGGAAGGCAAGCGCACCAATCCCCTGCCCAACTACATCGGCGTCAATCCTCCTCTGGAGTACAATGGCCCCGCGTATCTCGGCGATGCCTATGCCCCGTTCTCCGTGATGGACGATCCGAACCGCCCCAACTTCCAGGTTCCAAACCTGGGCCTGTCGGATGAGGCGGAAACGCGCCGCCTCAGCGAGCGGGTCGCCCTGCGCAAGAGCCTGGACAAGATGGAGCGCGCCTTTGACCGCGAGGGTGAGCTGGGTGCGCTGGATGAATTTGAAACCCAGGCGATGACCCTGCTCACCAATCCCCAGACGAGGGATGCCTTTGACCTCAACAAGGAAGACGCCGCGACTCGTGACCGCTACGGCCGCAACCGCTGGGGGCAGCAGCTTCTGCTCGCCCGCCGCCTTGTGGAATCCGGCGTGGAGATGGTCACCAGCAGCCTCAGCGGCCCCTTGTGCGGTCGTGTGGGCAACTGGGATGACCATGCCGTGAACCACCACCAGTTTGAAGCCCTGCGCTTCCGCATGCCCAACTACGACCAGGCCGTCGCTGCCCTCATCGAGGACATCTACGCCCGCGGTCTGGACAAGCGGGTGCTCGTGGTGGTGACAGGTGAGTTCGGCCGTACACCCAAGATCAGCTTTGACCGGAGCACCGGTGCAGGTGACGCCAGCGCCCCTGCCGGCACCCTGCAACCGGGTCGCGACCACTGGCCGCGCGCCTTCACCAACATCTGGGCCGGCGGCGGCATTCAGACCGGCGGCATCATCGGCGCGACGGACAAGCGGGGCGAAGATGTCATCGAGCGCCCCTGCGGCCCGGGCGACTTCCTGGCCACCATCTATCATCACCTCGGGATCGATTCGTCCAAGATCACCATCAACGATCTGAATGGTCGTCCCACGCCAATTGTCGATCATGGGCGTCCCATTGCGGAGCTCATCGCCTGA